A portion of the Halorussus salilacus genome contains these proteins:
- a CDS encoding DEAD/DEAH box helicase, giving the protein MEKTIEWLRNRPYYEGQITHQERTPGASAETSPIDLDHRLASALSRHDINELFQHQADAIEVVRDGDNVVLATPTASGKSLAYTVPALERALDHHGKTLYIAPMNALINDQRDTISKIAASLEGSQSVDVATYTGLLTDSEKREVWARQPDVLLTTPDMIHKSLLPYSKSPKHWKWLFQQLETVVVDEVHEFRGIFGSHVSLIFRRLSRLAEYYDSTPQYICCSATIGNPIEHAAAVTGQQPSQFSLINDDASATGPRQWVFWNPPLREDEELEAESATADGPPSNAEGSSEASPPPSSPVEVPHHNEIIGGERRSHHPETVRLFCDLVQRGYQTLVFTRARQGTEQYANWCDSKLRKRGEHELADQVTAYHSALQDERRTTIEAGLRDGSIRGVWSTNALELGIDVGSLDVVLLDGHPGTSMSTFQRAGRAGRGENPSLVVLVASPNPLDQYCMANPDLLFDGDPEQAAVNPANTQILDDHVCCAAQELFLRTSDDTYFGAEYPATVASLDDADQLERFSSRTGPRWKYMGEDSPQHTMDIRSIDDRQIELYDRLRDRTLTSLPFGDALRDAHPGAIYHHQKESYRVTEAEFDADRVLLKSVNTMGYTRPLTEKRITIEEELKTGGLASQETVSVGFADLTVAEEVTGYMLYDHPSDEDGVERAFDEPLPERTIRTRGLYFTIPPQIEQDIKAASEEEDGFLASIHALEHALISLFPLEILCARRDVGGLSTEYHPHTGWSTIFVHDGHPGGVGLTREAFGKLETMLERTLEMLSSCPCEGGCPSCVHSPQCGNANRTLNKRLAIRLLKQLLEVPVQP; this is encoded by the coding sequence GTGGAGAAGACAATCGAGTGGCTTAGAAACCGGCCCTACTACGAGGGGCAAATCACCCATCAGGAGCGAACGCCAGGGGCCTCGGCCGAAACCTCACCAATCGATCTTGATCACCGGTTAGCGAGCGCACTCTCTCGTCACGATATCAACGAACTCTTCCAACACCAAGCGGACGCAATCGAAGTCGTCCGAGACGGAGACAATGTCGTACTCGCTACTCCGACAGCTAGCGGTAAGAGTCTCGCCTATACGGTGCCAGCACTCGAGCGCGCTCTTGATCACCACGGTAAGACGCTCTATATCGCACCGATGAACGCTCTGATTAACGATCAAAGAGATACTATTTCCAAGATTGCCGCAAGTCTTGAGGGGAGTCAGAGCGTCGACGTTGCGACATATACAGGACTACTGACGGACTCCGAGAAACGTGAAGTCTGGGCCCGCCAACCAGATGTTCTCTTGACCACCCCCGATATGATTCATAAAAGCTTGCTCCCATATTCTAAATCACCAAAACACTGGAAGTGGCTCTTCCAACAGCTCGAGACGGTCGTCGTCGACGAAGTACACGAGTTCCGAGGGATATTCGGAAGCCACGTCTCACTAATTTTCCGTCGTCTCTCCCGTTTGGCAGAGTACTACGATTCTACTCCCCAGTACATCTGCTGCTCTGCAACTATCGGGAATCCAATCGAACACGCAGCAGCAGTCACTGGACAGCAACCCAGCCAGTTCTCATTAATCAACGACGATGCCAGTGCGACAGGCCCTCGCCAGTGGGTATTCTGGAATCCACCGCTAAGAGAAGACGAGGAACTGGAGGCAGAATCGGCGACAGCCGATGGACCACCTTCAAATGCGGAAGGCAGTTCCGAAGCGAGCCCACCACCATCAAGCCCGGTTGAAGTACCCCACCACAACGAGATTATAGGCGGAGAGCGCCGTTCCCATCACCCAGAAACGGTGCGGTTGTTCTGCGATCTTGTTCAACGAGGGTATCAGACGCTCGTCTTCACACGGGCCAGACAGGGAACCGAGCAGTACGCAAACTGGTGCGATAGCAAGCTTCGAAAGCGTGGTGAACACGAGCTAGCGGACCAGGTTACTGCATACCACTCAGCACTCCAGGACGAACGTCGGACCACCATCGAGGCGGGGCTTCGCGATGGATCCATTCGAGGTGTCTGGAGTACGAATGCACTCGAACTCGGCATCGACGTCGGTAGTCTCGACGTCGTCCTTCTCGACGGGCATCCAGGAACAAGCATGAGCACATTCCAGCGCGCTGGGCGGGCAGGACGTGGAGAAAATCCGAGTCTTGTTGTCCTCGTAGCAAGCCCGAATCCGTTAGACCAGTACTGTATGGCGAATCCGGATCTCCTGTTCGACGGCGACCCTGAACAAGCAGCAGTCAACCCCGCAAACACCCAAATACTAGATGACCACGTCTGCTGTGCGGCTCAAGAGCTGTTCCTGCGCACCAGTGATGACACCTACTTTGGCGCTGAATATCCGGCGACTGTTGCGTCTCTTGATGACGCGGACCAACTAGAGCGATTTAGCTCTCGAACCGGTCCTCGGTGGAAGTACATGGGAGAGGACAGCCCGCAACACACGATGGACATCCGCTCTATCGATGATCGGCAAATCGAACTTTATGATCGACTGCGTGATAGGACACTTACCTCGCTGCCGTTTGGCGATGCGCTTCGTGATGCACACCCCGGTGCAATCTATCATCATCAAAAGGAGTCGTATCGTGTGACGGAGGCAGAATTCGATGCTGACCGTGTGCTCCTGAAGTCAGTGAACACGATGGGGTATACCCGTCCACTCACTGAGAAACGAATTACTATCGAAGAGGAGCTCAAGACGGGCGGTCTCGCCTCACAGGAGACTGTCTCTGTTGGATTTGCGGATCTCACCGTCGCCGAAGAAGTGACGGGATACATGCTCTATGACCACCCATCAGATGAGGACGGCGTCGAGCGGGCTTTCGACGAGCCGCTTCCTGAACGGACAATTCGCACCCGTGGGCTCTATTTCACAATTCCGCCGCAGATCGAGCAGGACATCAAAGCTGCGAGTGAGGAAGAGGACGGATTTCTCGCGAGTATTCACGCTTTGGAGCACGCACTGATCTCTTTGTTCCCACTCGAGATTCTCTGTGCTCGTCGCGACGTCGGTGGACTCTCGACCGAGTATCATCCACACACTGGATGGAGCACGATTTTCGTCCACGATGGTCATCCAGGTGGAGTAGGACTTACTCGAGAAGCGTTCGGGAAGCTGGAGACAATGCTTGAGCGCACGTTGGAAATGCTCTCTAGCTGTCCCTGTGAAGGCGGGTGTCCATCGTGCGTTCACTCGCCGCAATGTGGGAATGCGAATCGGACGCTAAACAAGCGGCTCGCAATCCGTCTTCTGAAGCAACTGTTAGAGGTTCCTGTTCAGCCATAG
- a CDS encoding HesA/MoeB/ThiF family protein: MTGAYRARAVGEKSPPSQAAEFQFALSEETWETLDGFLKPPEGHHLHGLPERGAIGIITPSTGDKRTTYLLQKVVEPGPGDVYFDGQLKFHPDYTLRAINEAAEVPGAGLIFIHTHPGSGATPSGPDKIADKEELYDIGLNLGSEVPLAAGIVTDRPNAETGQREWSVRAYEFVYPNSSKAEGESRTGEETGEFTHATAVRVVGERIKKLPTIRDAAGPAGTGGAIDSEAQDSTVELWGERGQQTLAGFRVGVVGLGGVGSLLAEQLARLGVEETVFVDFDYLERANLNRSYGATADDVGKPKVEVAKKVAERSATNPRFTAQAEYGSVVEEDEEHACLPQLLNCDVIINAADTHWVRFLLDEVSHAHLIPVLDGGTELIPNDEKDELDIGSRSLISATGPGHPCLECTGHWFHGDEEEGVIHDREPDAARGAGYVQGLDDGEELADDGEGDERAASVATNNGLVASLLALRFQALAVGITSQALVGSQEYDALFGTVGWQEDSNNEKRISCKEDCARKEALARGDHYELPTEPDPTFRKVLEEHREGDQQRETAEPDDEEQTERGVFQRITAYVARLVNRSSKESSQ; encoded by the coding sequence ATGACAGGAGCGTACCGTGCCCGTGCAGTCGGTGAGAAGTCGCCACCCAGTCAGGCGGCAGAATTCCAGTTTGCGCTCAGTGAAGAGACATGGGAGACACTTGATGGATTCCTGAAGCCGCCAGAAGGTCACCATCTGCATGGTTTACCCGAGCGAGGAGCGATCGGAATCATCACCCCGAGCACGGGAGACAAAAGGACGACGTACCTGTTACAGAAGGTCGTCGAACCGGGGCCGGGAGACGTCTACTTCGACGGCCAGCTAAAGTTCCACCCAGACTATACGCTGCGAGCAATCAACGAGGCTGCAGAAGTGCCAGGAGCGGGTCTGATCTTCATCCACACCCATCCGGGAAGCGGTGCGACTCCGTCTGGTCCCGACAAAATAGCTGACAAAGAAGAACTGTACGACATCGGTCTGAATCTCGGCTCGGAGGTCCCGCTCGCAGCGGGTATCGTGACAGATCGTCCTAACGCCGAGACTGGCCAACGCGAATGGTCGGTTCGGGCGTATGAGTTCGTCTACCCGAACTCATCAAAGGCTGAAGGGGAAAGCCGTACCGGAGAGGAAACAGGTGAGTTCACGCACGCAACAGCGGTCCGAGTTGTAGGTGAACGAATCAAAAAGCTCCCAACGATCAGGGATGCTGCTGGGCCGGCTGGTACGGGCGGAGCGATCGACTCGGAAGCTCAGGATTCAACGGTAGAGCTCTGGGGGGAACGCGGTCAACAGACGCTTGCTGGCTTCCGCGTTGGAGTCGTAGGTCTCGGAGGCGTCGGTTCGCTCCTCGCCGAACAGTTAGCGCGTCTCGGCGTTGAAGAAACGGTCTTCGTCGACTTCGACTACCTCGAACGTGCGAACCTCAATCGGTCTTACGGCGCTACAGCTGATGATGTCGGTAAGCCGAAAGTCGAGGTGGCAAAGAAAGTCGCGGAGCGGTCGGCGACGAACCCGCGATTCACCGCACAGGCAGAGTACGGAAGCGTAGTCGAGGAAGACGAGGAGCACGCTTGCCTTCCACAACTACTCAACTGCGATGTCATCATCAACGCCGCTGACACGCACTGGGTTCGATTCCTCCTTGACGAGGTTTCGCATGCTCACCTCATTCCCGTTCTTGACGGAGGGACCGAGCTCATCCCGAATGACGAAAAGGATGAACTCGACATCGGGTCTAGATCGCTCATCTCCGCTACGGGGCCAGGACATCCCTGTCTTGAGTGTACTGGCCACTGGTTCCACGGAGATGAGGAAGAGGGCGTGATTCACGACAGAGAGCCAGATGCCGCCCGTGGAGCGGGATACGTCCAAGGTCTGGATGACGGTGAAGAGCTGGCAGATGATGGCGAAGGTGATGAGCGGGCGGCCTCCGTGGCCACGAACAACGGGCTCGTGGCATCACTCTTGGCCCTTCGTTTCCAAGCGCTTGCAGTCGGCATCACCTCACAAGCTCTCGTTGGCAGTCAGGAGTACGATGCTCTCTTTGGTACGGTTGGCTGGCAAGAAGATAGCAATAATGAAAAACGGATCTCGTGCAAGGAGGACTGCGCCCGGAAAGAAGCACTCGCACGGGGTGACCACTACGAGTTGCCGACTGAGCCCGATCCGACATTCCGGAAGGTCCTTGAAGAACACAGAGAGGGCGATCAGCAACGAGAGACCGCCGAACCGGATGATGAAGAGCAAACAGAGAGGGGCGTCTTTCAGCGCATTACTGCGTATGTCGCTCGTCTCGTGAACCGAAGCTCGAAGGAATCGTCTCAGTAG